The following coding sequences lie in one Saccharomyces mikatae IFO 1815 strain IFO1815 genome assembly, chromosome: 10 genomic window:
- the NUP192 gene encoding Nup192p (similar to Saccharomyces cerevisiae NUP192 (YJL039C); ancestral locus Anc_5.261) yields MKWSAIPFESLYRSIEDGEFDFDLFKEILPDLQNLNLNTGKLKNNTSRSQLEKGEVTLSDGSTFKLNQEFIFEAISLSDELNLDEIVTCELILSSDATANSGKVQYFLRRQFILQIVSFIVNCFHEDTELYQELLKNGVLVSNILPAFKFIHTQLSEIKQQINKAQILENYNVLFRQNIKFRRDFLLREYDILSQILYGLVDKGAVMKSKDFVVSLLDHVSELDSNDFFIVYYIPAFFHLFASLKVMPDADVKSLHSQFVKDLKDDGIYSKPAKVALIFIFLAYFIGWCKEEPKRRADVMDFKTDVDEPMTSAVELGAIEQILIFAADTSIVEQDKSMELFYDIRSLLERHIPRLIPKQLLDDEKIFSQATNSTYNSAVASSSMNSSGIWNSSYPGMMSTTDSTRLNCTPSNFNEYSYTNIVLSEQTQEFFLSAFDDVLQTIITDCAFLLTKIKDAEEDSLLSGEDLTLDDISLKADLERFFLSIYFFYASRPEYSSAFWSDKESNAYGFIEWCSRCNDNLMRSCFYLMISSLSFGPENSLNVYHYFGENNSISWKNIAQCVSDYTKKISNFNTSLQKRQQFSESTHNDIDSTAVALEEGLNEEAVIFLSSLLTLVGSITYHVDEDVKIALSTIFSDILFEFTKMNTPLVGAAFKVLSNLVPKLESSRTKFWSFLDSLVFQNSSLNSSSESYRTAFTSILTKYSEVLGFLELFQNLISIHSRESGSEYMVFGKLAFPARLGQGYRKVGIWPYFDYIFNDILAHIHQITDVRNRRAVQLPVFKIIYTGLCSFDYSVILNSIPAAANLNALVDCENFFNYVQECPTTPVFNYIFTEKVFKSIFNVVDIGIDQLSIELEGGKNQAELLQVAVKIINKVLDYQETYVEELFPIVKKHGKTDYYMPKNYSLHGLRSFYDAIFFNIPLVAHLGLYVGIDDHILASNSLRILAKLSEHPDDSIRSSPKRDKLLTIFDSVDESARIKDAFITQLETSIIDTDVLTLKLELLDFLTSNLSNCSRTTSISHLLLGFQVSNVISLGPNLATFISSGTSLLNSIINLLEASLNSITKDNIDYAAMRLATVALEIILKLCRNPLTSGLLYPYLIEQNFFERVMILDPQVTRFTTWNGRPFDNSTKEKGKDFVESESIGAFLSFLAYRNYWTQYLGLFIHKISFSGTKSEVLTYVNYLISNTMYSVRLFSFLDPLNYGNICEAKETLSIFNNIPLHLEQVPLNRYCSGNIYDFREMEKLMRLVKRVRAESLYPNSLVPDVSKDQFIKEANSECIKAKDYFTSIISRSKALELNLSVLHSWVQLVQIIVTDGKLEPSIRSNFILEVFGTIIPKISDYVEFNITFSEELVSLAVFLFDIYNRDRKLITDKGTVDGRLYQLFKTCIQGINSPLSSVTLRSDFYILANHYLSRVLSDQEGSERVLQDLRLGSKKLVEIIWNDVIYGEGTSRVTGMLLLDSLIQLANKTKENFVLDSLMKTTKLLLIIRSLKNTDALLGSTTEHINIDDLLYELTAFKATVFFLIRVAETRNGASALVENNLFRIIAELSFLKVDPDLGLELVFDEVYLQNSNFLKVNVTLDNPLVFDKDTNGVSLLELIVPIFQLIAAVLVSMGSSNKSVVQRVKSLLSMYKRLVVGIFKRDLLREKDERKKSTDPSTQSLNEMVKLIVMLCTLTGYQNED; encoded by the coding sequence TGAGGACGGTGAGTTCGATTTTgatttattcaaagaaatactTCCTGACTTACAGAATTTGAACCTGAACACTGGCAAACTAAAAAACAATACTAGCCGATCACAATTAGAAAAAGGTGAAGTTACACTATCCGATGGTTCTACTTTTAAGCTTAATCAAGAGTTTATTTTTGAGGCCATTTCTTTATCAGACGAACTGAACTTAGATGAAATTGTTACATGCGAATTGATACTCTCCAGTGATGCCACCGCGAATAGCGGCAAAGTACAATACTTTTTGAGAAGACaatttattcttcaaattgtttcttttatagTCAACTGTTTCCACGAAGACACTGAACTGTACCAAGAACTATTAAAGAACGGAGTTTTAGTTTCTAATATACTTCCAGCTTTTAAGTTCATTCATACACAGCTATCTGAAATCAAACAACAAATTAATAAGGCCCAAATATTAGAAAATTATAATGTCTTATTCAGGCAAAACATCAAGTTTAGAAGAGATTTCCTGTTGAGGGAATATGATATTTTGAGTCAAATTTTGTACGGTTTAGTGGATAAAGGGGCCGTCATGAAAAGCAAGGATTTTGTAGTATCTTTGCTTGATCACGTATCAGAGCTAGATTcaaatgatttttttatagtatattatattcCTGCATTTTTCCATCTTTTCGCATCTTTAAAGGTCATGCCCGATGCAGATGTTAAATCGTTACATTCTCAGTTCGTAAAGGACTTAAAGGACGACGGCATATATTCAAAACCGGCTAAAGTAGctctcatttttatttttttggccTATTTCATTGGATGGTGTAAAGAAGAACCAAAAAGGAGGGCTGATGTGATGGATTTCAAAACTGACGTGGACGAGCCAATGACCTCTGCCGTTGAACTAGGTGCCATCGAACAAATCTTAATATTTGCTGCTGATACTTCTATCGTGGAACAGGACAAGAGCATGGAACTATTCTACGATATAAGATCTCTGTTAGAAAGACATATTCCAAGGTTAATTCCGAAACAACTacttgatgatgaaaaaatattcagtCAAGCTACGAATTCTACCTACAACTCCGCAGTTGCAAGCAGCAGTATGAACAGTAGCGGAATATGGAATTCTTCCTATCCTGGGATGATGTCAACTACTGATAGTACTCGGTTAAATTGTACGCCTAGTAATTTCAACGAATACTCCTATACAAATATCGTTTTATCCGAACAGACTCAagagttttttctttcagcCTTTGACGATGTGCTTCAAACAATTATTACAGATTGTGCTTTTTTGCTTacaaaaattaaagatgCGGAGGAAGATTCTTTGCTGTCTGGTGAAGATTTAACTTTAGATGACATATCATTAAAGGCAGATTTAGAAAGGTTTTTCTTGtcaatatattttttctatgcATCAAGGCCTGAATATTCCAGTGCCTTCTGGTCAGATAAAGAATCAAATGCTTATGGTTTTATTGAATGGTGCTCAAGATGCAACGACAACTTGATGAGATCTTGTTTCTATTTGATGATCTCAAGTCTGTCCTTTGGTCCTGAAAATTCTCTAAAtgtttatcattattttggaGAAAACAACTCCATCTCATGGAAAAACATTGCACAATGCGTTAGCGATTacaccaaaaaaatcagcaATTTCAACACAAGTCTTCAAAAGAGACAGCAATTCAGTGAATCAACTCACAACGATATTGACTCAACAGCAGTGGCTTTAGAGGAAGGCTTGAACGAAGAAGCtgtaatatttttatcatctttgttAACCTTGGTCGGATCAATTACATACCACgttgatgaagatgtgAAAATCGCGCTATCAACAATTTTCTctgatattctttttgaatttacCAAGATGAACACGCCTCTAGTAGGCGCTGCTTTCAAAGTTTTAAGTAATCTCGTTCCGAAACTTGAATcatcaagaacaaaattttGGTCCTTTCTAGACTCCCTAGTTTTTCAGAATTCATCATTGAACTCTTCATCAGAATCTTACAGAACTGCTTTTACCAGCATACTTACAAAATATTCTGAAGTCCTAGGGTTTCTGGAACTGTTCCAAAACTTAATTTCTATTCATTCTCGTGAAAGTGGTAGCGAATACATGGTTTTTGGTAAATTAGCATTTCCAGCAAGGCTAGGTCAAGGTTACAGAAAGGTAGGTATATGGCCATATTTTGACTACATTTTCAATGATATTCTAGCACATATACACCAAATCACTGATGTCAGAAACAGAAGAGCCGTTCAGCTTCCcgttttcaaaattatttaTACAGGTTTATGCTCTTTTGACTACAGCGTGATTCTGAACTCTATTCCTGCTGCTGCAAATTTGAATGCTTTGGTAGATTgtgagaattttttcaattatgTCCAAGAGTGCCCAACAACCCCAGTATTCAACTATATTTTTACGGAAAAGGTTTTCAAAAGTATATTTAATGTAGTTGATATTGGTATCGATCAATTATCCATTGAGTTAGAAGGTGGTAAAAATCAGGCAGAGTTGTTGCAAGTAGCCGTGAAAATTATAAACAAAGTATTGGATTACCAAGAGACATACGTGGAAGAATTATTTCCCATTGTCAAGAAGCATGGCAAAACTGATTACTACATGCCAAAGAACTATTCTCTTCACGGGTTACGTTCGTTTTACGATGCTATATTCTTCAACATCCCACTTGTTGCACACTTGGGTTTATACGTCGGGATTGATGACCACATCTTAGCATCCAATTCACTACGCATATTGGCGAAACTCTCAGAACACCCTGATGACTCTATTAGATCATCGCCGAAGAGAGATAAGTTGTTGACGATATTTGATTCTGTGGATGAATCTGCAAGAATAAAGGATGCATTTATTACACAGTTGGAAACCTCTATAATTGATACTGATGTTCTGACTTTGAAGCTGGAGCTATTAGACTTTTTAACTTCAAATTTGTCTAACTGCAGTCGAACGACAAGTATCTCCCATCTTTTATTAGGTTTCCAGGTCTCAAATGTTATATCTCTGGGTCCTAATTTGGCGACATTTATATCTTCAGGAACTTCTTTACTCAACTCCATCATAAATCTACTCGAAGCTTCATTGAACAGTATTACCAAAGACAATATTGATTATGCAGCCATGAGGCTAGCTACAGTGGCACTGGAAATTATCCTAAAACTATGTCGTAATCCGTTAACATCAGGTTTACTATACCCGTACCTAATCGaacagaatttttttgaaagagtaATGATTCTCGATCCACAAGTTACAAGGTTCACAACGTGGAATGGTCGTCCATTTGATAACTCCACGAAAGAAAAGGGCAAagattttgttgaaagcGAATCCATTGGAGCATTTTTGTCATTCTTAGCGTACAGGAACTATTGGACACAATATTTGGGTCTATTTATTCacaaaatttctttttcggGTACGAAATCAGAAGTTTTAACATATGTGAATTATTTAATCTCAAATACAATGTATTCAGTAAGGctattttccttcttggaCCCATTAAATTATGGTAATATCTGTGAAGCAAAAGAGACCTTATCAATCTTCAACAATATTCCTTTGCACTTAGAACAAGTTCCTTTAAACAGGTATTGTTCTGGTAATATCTATGATTTCCGCGAAATGGAAAAGCTCATGCGTCTAGTTAAGAGAGTTCGTGCCGAAAGCTTATATCCCAATTCCCTTGTTCCCGATGTGTCAAAAGATCAATTTATAAAGGAGGCAAACTCCGAGTGCATAAAAGCTAAAGATTACTTCACCAGTATCATATCAAGAAGTAAAGCTTTGGAGCTAAATTTATCTGTACTACACTCTTGGGTACAGTTGGTACAAATTATTGTCACTGATGGAAAATTAGAACCATCAATACGATCAAATTTTATTCTAGAAGTTTTTGGTACAATAATACCTAAAATTAGTGATTATGTTGAGTTCAATATAACGTTTTCAGAAGAATTAGTTTCTCTCGCTGTTTTCCTATTCGATATATATAACCGCGATCGTAAGTTAATTACCGACAAAGGTACGGTAGATGGCAGGTTATACCAGTTGTTTAAGACCTGTATTCAGGGAATAAATTCCCCACTATCCTCCGTGACATTGAGATCtgatttttatatattagCAAATCATTATTTGAGTAGGGTGTTAAGCGATCAAGAAGGGTCAGAAAGAGTTCTACAAGACTTGAGACTAGGAAGTAAAAAACTGGTGGAAATCATATGGAATGACGTTATTTACGGTGAAGGTACTAGTAGAGTTACGGGTATGTTGCTATTGGATTCTTTAATACAACTGGCAAATAAAACTAAAGAGAATTTCGTATTAGACTCTCTAATGAAAACTACGAAGCTGCTATTGATTATACGTTCGCTGAAAAACACGGATGCTCTGTTAGGCTCTACGACGGAGCATATAAACATAGATGATCTGTTGTATGAACTGACAGCATTTAAGGCCACcgtattctttttgattcGTGTCGCCGAAACTAGAAATGGAGCAAGCGCCTTAGTTGAGAATAACTTATTCCGAATAATTGCTGAGTTGTCATTTCTAAAGGTTGATCCTGATTTAGGTTTAGAGCTTGTGTTCGACG